A section of the Corvus hawaiiensis isolate bCorHaw1 chromosome 14, bCorHaw1.pri.cur, whole genome shotgun sequence genome encodes:
- the LOC125333119 gene encoding zona pellucida sperm-binding protein 3-like: MGSGSCFGVALLCWMLAAAASSDPWGFPPRNSGTWRLRGDSSRGRVPAVSQPWARVDLSQLRALAPRPAVAVRCQEGQLAVTVRRDLFGTGRPVRAAELSLGTASCPPLSPNSAQAFVTFVAALHECGSTLQVTPDSLIYRTTLFYKPTPSGNPLIVRATPAEVLIECHYPRKSNVSSSAVHPTWAPFRSTVAAQERLRFSLRLMDDDWSRERLSNSFQLGDSLRFQADVTSEGHVPLRLFVDQCVATVSPDRSSFPRYAFIDLGGCLVDGRADDTGSAFVSPRPRPESLRFLVDAFKFAGDAGNLLYISCHLRVTPVAQAPNPWNKACSFSKASGLWAPLEGTAAICSCCDTGSCPSPGGDSREFRAPAARIGRRVRRADPSQRGGPSGPTEADVFVGPLLILEPAQGLMSPSGSPGSAGNTPQGASGGIPVVIQGLLLAAAALLSLTALGMCWKRLCPLGMSQ; the protein is encoded by the exons ATGGGGTCAGGGAGCTGCTTTGGGGtcgctctgctctgctggatgtTGGCTGCGGCCGCATCCTCCGATCCCTGGGGTTTTCCCCCGAGGAATTCCGGGACGTGGCGGCTGCGGGGTGACTCCTCCCGGGGCCGTGTCCCCGCCGTGTCGCAGCCCTGGGCTCGGGTGGATCTGTCGCAGCTGCGGGCGCtggccccgcgccccgcggtGGCCGTGCGGTGCCAGGAGGGGCAGCTGGCGGTCACCGTGCGCAGGGACCTCTTCGGCACCGGGCGCCCGGTGCGGGCAGCGGAGCTGAGCCTGGGCACGGCCTCCTGCCCGCCTCTGTCCCCAAACTCCGCCCAGGCTTTTGTCACCTTCGTGGCCGCGCTGCACGAGTGTGGCAGCACCCTGCAG GTGACCCCAGACTCTCTGATCTACAGAACGACCCTTTTCTACAAACCCACCCCTTCCGGCAACCCCCTCATCGTGAGGGCCACCCCGGCTGAGGTCCTCATTGAGTGTCACTACCCCAG GAAGAGCAACGTGAGCAGCAGTGCCGTGCACCCCACGTGGGCCCCGTTCCGCTCCACGGTGGCAGCCCAGGAGCGGCTCCGCTTCTCCCTGCGCCTCATGGACG ATGACTGGAGTCGGGAGAGGCTCTCCAACAGCTTCCAGCTTGGGGACAGCCTCCGCTTCCAGGCCGATGTCACCTCAGAGGGCCACGTGCCCCTGCGGCTCTTCGTGGATCAGTGCGTGGCCACCGTGAGCCCCGACAGGAGCTCGTTCCCCCGCTACGCCTTCATCGACCTGGGCGG GTGCCTGGTGGACGGCAGGGCAGATGACACTGGCTCAGCCTTCGTGTCCCCTCGGCCCCGGCCAGAGTCGCTGCGGTTCTTAGTGGATGCCTTCAAATTTGCGGGAGACGCCGGGAATTTG CTCTACATCAGCTGCCACCTGCGGGTGACCCCGGTGGCCCAGGCCCCAAATCCCTGGAACAAAGCCTGTTCCTTCAGCAAAGCCAGCGGCct GTGGGCACCTCTGGAGGGCACCGCGGccatctgcagctgctgtgacaCCGGCAGCTGTCCCTCTCCTGGAGGAGATTCCCGGGAATTCCGTGCTCCGGCTGCACGGATTGGCAGGCGTGTGAGGAGGGCTGATCCCAGCCAGCGAG GTGGGCCCTCAGGGCCGACTGAGGCTGACGTCTTCGTGGGACCCTTGCTCATTCTGGAGCCAGCTCAGGGATTAATGAGCCCCTCTGGAAGTCCGGGATCAGCTGGGAACACCCCCCAGG